In a genomic window of Nocardiopsis mwathae:
- the soxR gene encoding redox-sensitive transcriptional activator SoxR, whose product MTQVSWKARELTVGQVAERSGVAVSALHFYERKGLITSRRTAGNQRRYRRDTLRRVAFIRVSQRVGIPLDRIRQALAGLPEERTPTQEDWAYLSEQWRGELDARIRQLEKLRDDLTGCIGCGCLSLERCVLSNPHDECGQEGPGPRRLLVGGAPDLLEPQAGCDDGTPG is encoded by the coding sequence GTGACGCAGGTGTCGTGGAAGGCCAGGGAACTGACCGTCGGGCAGGTCGCCGAACGCAGCGGTGTCGCAGTGTCGGCACTGCACTTCTACGAGCGCAAGGGGCTGATCACCAGCCGCCGCACCGCCGGCAACCAGCGCCGCTACCGGCGCGACACGCTGCGCCGGGTCGCGTTCATCCGCGTCTCGCAGCGCGTGGGGATCCCGCTCGACCGCATCCGCCAGGCGCTGGCCGGGCTGCCCGAAGAGCGCACCCCCACCCAGGAGGACTGGGCGTACCTCTCCGAGCAGTGGCGCGGCGAACTCGACGCGCGCATCCGCCAACTGGAGAAGCTGCGCGACGACCTCACCGGCTGCATCGGGTGCGGCTGCCTGTCCCTGGAGCGCTGCGTGCTGTCCAACCCCCACGACGAGTGCGGCCAGGAGGGCCCCGGCCCCCGCCGCCTGCTCGTCGGCGGCGCCCCGGACCTGCTGGAGCCGCAGGCCGGGTGCGACGACGGCACCCCCGGCTGA
- a CDS encoding alpha/beta fold hydrolase has product MHSRPVSPAPSAPRRELTLRSADGTRLHAEIHGPDRAPTIVLSHGWTCSIPFWAPVATRLTPTHRVVVYDQRGHGRSARPDRHGYGVSALADDLCAVLRATVPATTPALLAGHSMGAMTLMAAADRPEVRQRAAAAALISTGCCDLLATARILPGAAHSPRLGALGHRLLLGAPLPLGPKSPLTRAALHYVTMAPDADPRMVDFCARLIHTCPPLPRAHWGRVLARLDLRTEVRSLSCPTTVVAGGRDRLTPIAHAHRIADALPHCEDLVEIPRAGHMTPLEAPDTIAAVLADLAARHLTAAEKKEPTRQTA; this is encoded by the coding sequence ATGCACAGCAGACCGGTCTCCCCCGCCCCCTCGGCCCCCCGCCGCGAACTCACACTCCGCTCCGCCGACGGAACCCGCCTGCACGCCGAGATCCACGGCCCCGACCGCGCCCCCACCATCGTCCTGAGCCACGGCTGGACCTGCTCCATCCCCTTCTGGGCACCGGTGGCCACCCGCCTGACCCCCACCCACCGCGTCGTCGTCTACGACCAGCGCGGCCACGGCCGCAGCGCCCGCCCCGACCGCCACGGCTACGGCGTCTCCGCCCTGGCCGACGACCTGTGCGCCGTGCTGCGCGCCACCGTCCCCGCCACCACCCCCGCCCTCCTGGCCGGGCACAGCATGGGCGCCATGACGCTGATGGCCGCCGCCGACCGCCCCGAAGTGCGCCAACGCGCCGCCGCGGCGGCGCTGATCAGCACCGGCTGCTGCGACCTGCTCGCCACCGCCCGCATCCTCCCCGGCGCCGCGCACTCCCCCCGCCTCGGCGCCCTGGGCCACCGGCTGCTCCTCGGCGCCCCGCTGCCACTGGGCCCCAAGTCCCCCCTGACCCGCGCCGCCCTGCACTACGTCACCATGGCCCCCGACGCCGACCCCAGGATGGTCGACTTCTGCGCCCGCCTGATCCACACCTGCCCGCCCCTACCGCGCGCCCACTGGGGCCGCGTCCTGGCCCGCCTCGACCTGCGAACCGAAGTGCGATCCCTGTCCTGCCCCACCACCGTGGTGGCCGGAGGCCGCGACCGGCTCACCCCCATCGCCCACGCCCACCGCATCGCCGACGCCCTGCCGCACTGCGAGGACCTCGTCGAGATCCCCCGCGCCGGCCACATGACCCCCCTGGAGGCCCCCGACACCATCGCCGCCGTCCTGGCCGACCTGGCCGCCCGCCACCTCACCGCAGCGGAGAAGAAGGAGCCGACGCGGCAGACCGCCTGA
- a CDS encoding alpha/beta fold hydrolase yields the protein MPPAATVPAPTRRTGPLPVGQGHVLRWWESGAPDGIPLLLLHGGPGGRSTRAQRTLADPRRFRLIQVDQRGCGASRPHGALAANTTGHLLGDLEHLRTRLGVARWAVLGPSWGAALALALAARHPHTVHALVLSGVFLGSREEYAPLLEGRGVDAGVWAGFTAPLDAAELDDVPAAYARRIADPGHPDHALAVRNWAAFDAAQCGAAFAPHLIEATPALTAGVRVEAHYARHGFFLGEQGVLDRIAGLDVPVEVVQGTGDATGAASARRLRAALPHTRLTWVEAGHSALEPPLAAAIRAALGGIADTVRPPARPGNVNLD from the coding sequence GTGCCCCCCGCCGCCACCGTTCCCGCACCCACCCGCCGCACCGGACCGCTGCCCGTGGGCCAGGGGCACGTGCTGCGCTGGTGGGAATCGGGCGCCCCCGACGGCATCCCGCTGCTGCTCCTGCACGGCGGCCCCGGCGGCCGCAGCACCCGCGCCCAGCGCACCCTGGCCGACCCGCGCCGCTTCCGGCTCATCCAGGTCGACCAGCGCGGCTGCGGCGCCTCCCGCCCGCACGGCGCCCTGGCCGCCAACACCACCGGCCACCTCCTCGGCGACCTGGAGCACCTGCGCACCCGTTTGGGCGTGGCCCGCTGGGCGGTGCTCGGCCCCTCCTGGGGGGCGGCGCTGGCGCTGGCCCTGGCGGCGCGCCACCCGCACACCGTGCACGCGCTGGTGCTCAGCGGGGTGTTCCTCGGCTCCCGCGAGGAGTACGCGCCGCTGCTGGAGGGGCGGGGCGTGGACGCCGGGGTGTGGGCGGGGTTCACCGCCCCGCTGGACGCAGCCGAGCTCGACGACGTCCCCGCCGCCTACGCGCGCCGCATCGCCGACCCCGGCCATCCCGACCACGCGCTTGCGGTACGCAACTGGGCCGCCTTCGACGCCGCGCAGTGCGGCGCCGCCTTCGCCCCGCACCTCATCGAGGCGACCCCGGCCCTGACGGCCGGCGTGAGGGTCGAGGCGCACTACGCCCGCCACGGGTTCTTCCTGGGCGAGCAGGGGGTGCTCGACCGGATCGCCGGCCTCGACGTGCCCGTGGAGGTCGTCCAGGGCACCGGCGATGCGACGGGGGCCGCCAGTGCGCGGCGCCTGCGCGCGGCACTTCCCCACACGCGCCTGACCTGGGTGGAAGCGGGGCATTCGGCGCTGGAGCCGCCGCTGGCCGCGGCGATCCGCGCCGCGCTGGGCGGCATCGCGGACACGGTGCGCCCACCCGCGCGACCCGGTAACGTCAACCTTGATTAA
- a CDS encoding Uma2 family endonuclease: MRVVAERVAEVLPDGCRVEILGGNLIVSRTPVPLHNWIVTRFMHQLLQQLPADKSPQSVTSVGVSKEESEDEDYAIPDLVVLPADVAKSAAGWLVPADCAELALEVVSRGSSTTGTDAKPSAYADWEIAIYVLVDPRDGTIVLYADPRDGKYQNVHRMKFGDTVVLPEPLKDIRLETEELSTYG, from the coding sequence ATGCGGGTGGTCGCCGAACGTGTCGCCGAGGTACTCCCCGATGGCTGTCGCGTGGAGATTCTCGGAGGAAACCTCATCGTGTCCCGCACCCCAGTCCCCTTGCACAACTGGATCGTCACCCGGTTCATGCACCAGTTGCTGCAGCAGCTGCCCGCGGACAAGTCTCCACAGAGCGTGACCTCCGTGGGGGTGAGTAAGGAGGAGAGCGAGGACGAGGACTACGCGATTCCCGACCTGGTCGTCCTTCCCGCCGATGTGGCCAAGTCCGCCGCCGGGTGGCTGGTGCCCGCCGACTGCGCCGAGCTCGCGCTGGAGGTGGTGTCGCGGGGCAGCAGCACGACCGGCACCGACGCCAAGCCCTCGGCCTATGCCGACTGGGAGATCGCCATCTACGTCCTGGTCGATCCGCGTGACGGCACCATCGTGCTCTACGCGGACCCGCGTGACGGCAAGTACCAGAATGTCCACCGTATGAAGTTCGGCGACACCGTGGTCCTGCCCGAACCGCTCAAGGACATCCGCCTGGAGACCGAGGAGCTGTCCACCTACGGGTGA
- a CDS encoding Uma2 family endonuclease → MAAPACGTGSGKSHCAPVPKAEADRNLSAYSPGLTELAIEVVSPGGVQRDYNDKVEFHASAGVPIYMIFDPYEGVCATMWTPESGTYRDRRIDDYGSTITAPAPLSDVKIETAQLPVDSADHP, encoded by the coding sequence GTGGCCGCTCCCGCCTGTGGTACTGGTTCCGGGAAAAGCCACTGCGCTCCCGTCCCGAAAGCTGAGGCGGACAGGAATCTGAGCGCGTACTCGCCCGGACTCACGGAACTCGCCATCGAGGTCGTCTCACCCGGCGGTGTGCAGCGGGACTACAACGACAAGGTGGAGTTCCACGCGAGCGCAGGCGTGCCCATCTACATGATCTTCGATCCCTACGAAGGCGTCTGCGCGACGATGTGGACGCCGGAGTCGGGCACCTACCGTGACAGGCGCATCGACGACTACGGCTCGACGATCACGGCTCCGGCGCCGCTGAGTGACGTGAAGATCGAGACCGCGCAGCTTCCCGTGGACAGCGCGGATCACCCGTAG
- a CDS encoding VOC family protein, translating into MAIHVLSSRVLLRPTDLERSRTFYRDILGLAVYREFGTGERRGTVFFLGGGFLELSGHSPHPPEPAATRLWLQVPDIWAAHRALVGRGVPVVREPRREPWGLLEMHIADPDGLPLFIVEVPADHPLRYRP; encoded by the coding sequence ATGGCCATTCACGTGCTGTCCAGCCGCGTCCTGCTGCGCCCCACCGACCTCGAACGCAGCCGGACCTTCTACCGCGACATCCTGGGGCTGGCCGTCTACCGGGAGTTCGGCACCGGTGAGCGGCGCGGCACCGTGTTCTTCCTCGGCGGGGGCTTCCTGGAGCTGTCCGGGCACAGCCCGCACCCGCCCGAGCCCGCCGCCACGCGGCTGTGGCTGCAGGTCCCCGACATCTGGGCGGCCCACCGCGCCCTGGTCGGCCGGGGCGTGCCGGTCGTGCGCGAGCCCCGGCGCGAACCGTGGGGGCTGCTGGAGATGCACATCGCCGACCCCGACGGGCTGCCGCTGTTCATCGTCGAGGTTCCCGCCGACCACCCGCTGCGCTACCGCCCCTGA